The nucleotide window GCTTCTTTGTAATCAGGAATGGTAGTCTTAGCCTTGTCGAaccaattcaatatatttttataactgctgATATCATAACCAACAGcctgcaataaaaaatgaaataaaatttaattaatattatatattagtatagtacacacacacacacatatatatatatatatatatatatatatatatatatatatatatattaattaattaataaccatcaatataatatattaacaaacttTTATAACACAATCATTCACTTACATTAGGTTAATCTGTAAcaaactgatgaattaattcaagtACAATATGTATCGAGTTAATTTCATATTTGTGATCAGTATATTAATCttgtttaaacttaatttaatagcACAATCTATTCAATTATATCaggtattaaaattgaatttcattgaaatttttttaaaaaataatctacatatctaacaataaattttaacaaatttaaataaacatacacataaccgttttttgaaaaatttgagcaACTATTCTtcccattaatattaattttattaatgttaaataaacataattatttacaaaatgttatatattttttaacaaataatataataataatataacattataaataaaccaCCAAATACAGTAATCAAGTAGAACTTGCCAGTTAAGAGGCTTCTTTCAAACCTTAAGTCATCTTTAGTTTTGATATTCTGttataatttacgtaaatattaatatcacattaaaaattataggtGTTTCAACAAAACAATTCATAATACAGGAGTTAACTTATACTTggataaattttacataactcTATTTACCAGGTGACAGCATTATTAGTGAGGTCAGCTgtaaattttagttgaaattactttgtttttttacatagtcCCATCATGTTCCATGAATGACTGTCACTTGtagcatttgcatcggtggcatcctggccgaggcagactggaatatgtcaaaagctgaggtttcaaagatgacctccAATAAAACTCATAAGGACTTGGAACAGATGGGGTGgcagagggtgtcttcccctacagggtcaggactattttgtgtaaaaatcttTCAAATGTGTGAAAGACAAGTTTCAGTTGAAATTTTCCCAGTTTCCATTTCTCAGATATCACATTTGATacataaattttgtgtaattgaATTCTTTCTACATATAATAGAAAGAGAATGATGATTACGCAGTGTTAACCATGGAAATTCTTGAAGATGTGCAATTTATCCACACTTAGCTTACTCATCCAGAAATTTTCAAAGAAAGCTATCTTTACAGATTAAACTATCAACAGCAAACTGCATTTaggaataaaaagtttaattgcaTGCTCATTGGCTTTGGTTTGTTAATGAATTACTAGAATCAGATCACGAATAATTCTTATATAATTCTCATGATATATTAATAGACATGATTTATCCTtatattctcataattttttttattaataattttggttttgatcttttactatttaaaaatgggATTGAGAAACTAaatcatattaacattttattcaggGATATGTGATCAGTGAATACCCTCACACTTTTCAGTCATTacacatatacataaaattgTGTTTGGCATACATCTCCTGCTGATACATTAACaggttctttattttaatttctttatagttCCAAGCGATGATATTTATACtcatttaattcagtttataatACTGTTATAAACAGGAACCCTTACATAACCCTTCAATAAAGGATTGTCGTACCATCTTATTCATTAAGGAAGTAGTTGCTCTATTGGCTATTCCCTACTCAACATTAAAAGTAAAGTTAGTGTGGTGgtctaaatatttcttataataaccTATCCAAGAAAAGAGGGATCAATCAAACAAGAAGTGTGCAAATGAAGATGATGGCCCCTCTCATTTATGGACCATCAGCATCTAGGAAATTAGGTTAGTTTAAaagttcataacttttttttttacctatgaatttaattcatttctgtgattattgtaaattattcataactgtaattataaacattgctttataagagattttttttatgaacacaaaatattatttatgaccAGTAAAATGTTAATAGTTATTATGTGTAGTatattacagattaaaataatctgtaataattgtgtaaaattatttcttataataactgTTATACGAAATAATCTTGTTCGTTAAACAACAAACAAAGAATGAAAACGCTGATAAAAATGCCTACCTCAATGGATGAAACTGATGCAACAAGGGCCAAGTCGGCTAAAGTAATGTTGTCACCAGCAGCCCATGGACTCTTTTCTAGGAATGTGTTTAAGAATCCCAATGCTTCATCGagtttcttcttcttttcatCATCAAAGGGTGCACCTCCAAACATGACTGGATActaaaacagttaaatataaacacatgaaaattcattattaatgacatagattattaaaaaaaagaaaaataaatagttataaaatttactctttttttaaatatgcaaatgGAAATCTGgttccaaaagattttttttagagataatgAGCAACTCCTTCATCACTGACATTTTACATCGCTGATTTACCAAATCTATTCTTTAAAAGGTTTAATCATACATTATCATGTTGATCAAGAAATAAAGTCGCACGTACCACTTTATATACCACGTACCactttatattaagaatttttaattcaaatgatgtattaaaaataataactacaagtATGTAGTTATTAAACTAGTGCAGTAGCACTAGTTTCCCAAATCCTAGACTTTTGTTACAGTACTAAATctctagattaattttttttaaaaatggttcaaATAAAACGTAGATTGCATGTTCTGTAGCAGCCAAGATGTGGGGAAATGTAAACCAGATGAATGTATGTGATATTTTACTCTGATATAATCTTTCCAGTTTTCACCATAAAAAGTGAAtcaaacttataattatttatgtaaaataaacaaaatagatacATATAAAAGGTGCTTTAGATGTATCCCGTATCttatatagtttttgttatttttctgattaactttattattttatattatcacccacaatttaagtgaaaagaatcctacaaaaaataaaattataaaaaaatataattgtagaatATGTAGGATACAAAAGAAATTGATTCTCAACTGAAATTGAGTatctaaaaacagaattttttaatctaaaaaagagGCATTTTTTTAGTCTCTAAAATttcagttgaattattttttaaaacatatctcctgtttaaattaaatttttacaacatttaatgAACATTTACAGTGCCAATATGTgacattacaataattatttacgaTAAATCAGAGGAcaacatttacaattaaatttaatgttgtttctTACTTATTACCTGTTTAAATTTCACAGAAGATATTTAATAGTCTCTTGACAATCCAGAGCAAGATGCATAAatccataatataaaaaataaatagttgttcCAGGTAGTTACCCAAAACAACTTGCTATGGCAATAGCCATAGGTATTACACACgaaattacaaaagtatttaaaagcttacgttcatttaataaatctcacctcattttcaaataaactaaaaaccttttttagtGAAAGACAGATGATCCTCTATAAACTAGAATTTAAAACAGTAGTGGATTACCTAACTAAATAATGAAGAGTCCTGTACACAAGGTGGCCATCAGAAGGAGTAATAACAGTTACATAGCctgaaatgttaatattttaacattctttagtaaatttttaaaatatgaacatacAGGAATAGGAAtagtaatgaatgaaaatataaaaaaagagaaacattatgttggttattgaaacaaataacaataacagaataatttagaTTGGATTTAAAGCCTAAGTTAATAGAAGTGCCATTATAGAACTGCCATTATTGAgacagatgaaaataaacaaactttttaacagAAGGTTGAATATATATGGAGAAATAGATGATATAATTAGATGaataaaaggagataaaaattttattgtaatggaAAACTAAAACGCTATAACAGAGAAGCACAAAAAGAGAAATTTGTCAGAAATATAGGCTAAATTAAGGAAAAAGGAACTACATATTaaagatttgattaaaattttacataaatataaatcaatgaaTGTAAACTTACCTTTTAAAAAGCTATAAATGAATTGGAAAAACATAGGTGAGACTAGGTAATAGGGAATTATGTAGACCTGAGTTTGAATCAAACTCAGGACTGTTCAGAAGCTGTTATGGACTACTGTGTAGTTTTCAATATTAATACATTgagattaaaagattagcacaaaatagaaaggaatgaaaaaagaATAGCATTAAACGTCTCGAATGacttgtttaaaaacaataaaaagtaataataaaatgagtttaGAGTTATAAGAATTGTTTATTTCAGGTGCAGAGCAACATAGATCTGATGCCAATGTTGGTAATCTGATTCTATGTCTGCATATTAATTAGTTACTTATCTTAGCATATCATTCaagaaatgtgtaaataaaacttagtaataacaaattttgattgaCTCGATTAGAGCATAAGGGGTACTTACATAGAGGTCAGAAAATCTCTGGTATAATGTACCCATGTCAAAATACAGTCTTTGGTTAACTAAGGCACGTTTCTTTGGGTCCTTCGGGTAGTATTTGTCATCCTCTCCATACTGGTCAGCAAGATATGTCATTATGGCACGGctgaaaatattaacacaaagataagtaaaatattaattatcaaattctTAATAACTACTCAAGTCTTTGTTCCTTCCTATggtgtatgtaataaaaaaagaaacaatcatttatttataaaaattatatctaagaAAATCACCATTTTCTGAATCTTTAACACGTACAAGTGACATGCACTAAAATACTGTGTATTAgtacctttaaattattatttattcacaattatttaatttatttaatgcttcCACATATTCactaacttttattttgtataaacttcaaaaactttttttgaaagatCAATTATATACATCTTATAACACTACTATGGTAATGGTTTACCAAATTTCCCTTTATTTCTCCAGGCAGGTTGGGACAATTCCTTTCACTGATTCATGAGGTGTATATTTACCTACGTGAATTTTATCAAGtgctcattttttctttaaatcaatagCAAGtgaagtttgatttttattctagctatataaattaatacaagtgATAATATCAGTAAGCTGGTATTgatgtttttatcataataaacatcagttttaaaaaaaagtgcattatacaaataaaaatatttaatttatgcatATGCTTGCAAAAACGgcaaaataaaatatggattCAATCAGGAGCAAGTGGAAGGCAAATAGAAATGGCATAGTAAATAACTGAGATTCTGCACTGTATTGTTGAATATAAACAGTGAAATAAATTGCAACAAATCAGAACAGAAATTTTTGTAGAGAAAAACAATGCTTTAAAAAAGTgtgaattaaaactataattaatcaTAAGGAGTATTTACAGTGTACAATCATGCCTATATGCCTACAACCAAGCAATCACATATGGTAAGAAAATAGGGGAACAAATCAGGCAGAAGAGCAATCACAATCTACATCAAACAGATGAGtgaacaatctatttttttatcaaatggttagaaaaaaaatcacctgtgacaaaaaaaatgaaatcttcaaATTACAGACCTCCTCATCTCTATTAGATATATCTTACAACTGAACAAAGgttctcattaaaatataaccCATCTTCTTTTCAAAAGAGTTTTGgtcataatatttttctcttattttattgatttttaatttaattttatgtaaaatttagctTCAACTGATGACAATAAAGTGTTTGACTGAACTTCAAATTATTGTTAGGTTactgaaagtatttaaaatagggaaaacatattaattgataaaaacaaCGAGTTTTTATCACTATTTTGAAGTTAgccacataatttttattttaatattcttacttATTTTGATATCGgaataataactgtaattatttatttatcaaaaacgaTTGATTTATTCAAAAGTTTAAGATAAATCGCGTTATAAAAGATGTCAGGTATACGGGTAAAGTAccagaaaatttattacattttactgtaatctttgagaatattatttataccgCGCAAACGTTTTAAAATGTGTGcaagaatgtttaaaaagaatgttgtcaAGAAATATTAGGGCCAGAAATAATAAGTCACACACGATGTAGCCGGTAATCGACTACGCTGTTTCGTGCAGCAAATAATTTACAACCGCGACCAAGTAGTGCAGtgaccaaatattttttaacctaattttacttttttttgttacatcacatgttttatgtaaattttgtaattatatattatgtgttttataaaataagaatcacttttaaagtaatattacatatattttcctATCCGGTTACCCCTACTCTAACTCCTACTTGAATTCGAGAGTCATTgacctctgaaaaaaaaagatatccttATTCCATTACAATGATTTTGCCACAGCTTTATGTGCTGCTTTACGCGTCTATTTTAGGAGACAAATTTTTACCCGCATTATATCTGAATTCATGGTTTAAACGACGGCATTATAACCGGGATTTACTGTATTCTATCTGAATATAGGATCTATCAGACTACACCTGTAATAGATTAACTAATTACTGGTCGTACATGGGGTATTCTCAAATTTAACCCGCTACATAACAATCAGTTCGGAAGCACATTatcataaatcagaaaaaaattattattctctctCATATTCTACAGTATGTAGGAAACAGTATGTTTCTTGGTACCACCAATGAGAATTAAACCGGCTTCCAGGCAAATAACTTAAGAACTTATGAAGAAGTGTTATCTCAAGATTTAATTATATCAGAATAGAAATTAATTCAACCTACCGGttcggtctagtggtaaactcatcgtagtaaaaaaaaaactgatttcgaagtcgagagttctcaggttcaaatcttaaaggtagttgcttttcggatttgaatatttgatgtggataccggtgttcttttgcggttggatttcaattaaccacacatctcaggaaaggtcggcctgagtttgttcaagaccaCACATTTACCGGTGCAGTTATACTACACTGATAACTCGCTAATGACTTTAGTTGTTGatgtatcataaataaaatatattttaaaaaaaccaattcGTTTATAAGTTTCCACTAACAACTGTAACGTCTTTCTTTTGATTAAATATGACCTCGGAATATAATccctttaaaatcattaattaaagaatttttattattttaatgactgtaattttttactaaaataaaataattacctttcATTTAGAACAAAACCGTTGTCATTAAGAGTCGGAATATTGTGTTGTGGATTCAACTGcaacatataaacataaattaattaacaaaaaatacttaatataaaaaaaataaattagtattagtatttaaattagtatttttttaatttttttaataagatgacCTTTTCTAAGTATATGGAAATATGAGTCGAAAACGCCAAGCCCGGCTAGGATTTGAATCCGGGGTTTTCTAggtgaaaaactaaaatatttctgatcCACCATGGATATCgacatttcaattaaaattcaaaagttttcagattttaacgataaaaaatcataagtgatttatgaattttatcggtattaaatttaaagtaacaattttaaaagtattgatCACTAaacaatcaaatatatatttaagtacacATTAATTTCAGGCTTATGCGATTAGTAGttattatttgaagttttaaCAGAGTAatatcctttatttaaaaaaaaatagtttaattcaatttttgtctGCAAGAGCTTTAGGAAGTAGGTTAACTTATTAAGAgtaaaaactaaaacatattaCGATCGTTTCTCGTAGTTCGAATTTTTATTATGCTTTGTCGCGTGAAAATAGTCGTGTATTTTGATTTTAACGGggtaatatttctgtttattaagaataatggacatatacatatcttttttttattttttagcagatATAACACAGTCAATTTAGAAGTACAAATGCacagaaatataagaatttttaatttactaaaaatcagCCTTCATGAATCATATTTACCATCATTCTCTGCCAGTCCATTTTTgttccgtataaaattaattctgattttttcaagtagttctgaaatattatattttaggtgGGAATGTACGTAGGcactctaaatattttaaaattgtgccGAGTTTAGCGATTGACGATCGATTGAATAAAGGTTTGAGCTTGTCGTAAATGAACAGAAtgcttacaataaaataaattattaatatacaatatacttTGCAGTGTTTTACAATTACTGTTTCTGTACTTAATACTAATAACGtataaatttatcacaaattaaattatactatgaATTGTCAGTgaaggtaataatattttgtattcctTCCTGAATTCAATAACTacgtaaatttcattaaaaaaacaataggaaGCACAGATATAAACTTCTACTgcgataaattaatgaaaattttatggacacttttctaaaaacacaaaagataaactttaatttgttttattccttAGTTTACCTTAATAAACTCTGGAGTTAAGTGTTCACCGTTTTGGAGGTCAGTCAGTTTGAGATTGAGCTCAACACCCAAGGCTTTTGCTGCCAATATCACATTTCTGCAGGGGGGACTGCCAGGTAAATAATAAAGATCAATCGGCatatctgtaaaacaaaaaaaaaataaatataaatatctaaattaactGTTTTCGGATCAAATTACAATAGcaacagtttaaattaaattaattaatttaattacgtactcattttcataactaattataatttaatatacagcAACAATTCGTTTAATTcacataatatttcatttatttcctctctattttcctgtttagccttcggaaccaccttaaggtattcagaggatgaatgagcatgatctctatatgaatgtataaatgaagtgcagtcatgCACAGTCGcaggtcgactattcctaagatatgtggttaattgaaacccaaccaccaaagaacaccggtattcacgatctagtattcaaatctatataaaagtatctgccttagaaccatgatgaaagtaacaacgCTGGGTGCTGCACACCCAGCGTTGCGCagtggctcgtcccaaaatccttttcccgccatgatgtttaaattcgtttatgcggttggcgcacaaacagaagcaagacatcaatgtgattaaaggcagGTTATCAAGGGGGGAGGGGACAATTCAACTAtgcaaacatttaatttgtataaatcatataattttttagattaattaattttagaacttaaaattaaataataattgaagatgaagtcaataagttcagagaaaatttcattccattgATCGATTAGccagtaatatattcttttcatttttcccatacaggcatttgaattcgaaatttaatcgtatttatttcatcaaaatttaaattcagataaaaaacacACTTTTGAACCTacaatgttcaatttttatattatcacgtGATTTTCCGCATTTTTGTAGCCACACACTTTTGTAATGCTTCATTCTCCGGGAACGGAAAATATTTCACGTTCTTTTTCGCTGGCGAATCAGTTCTGCTCAAACAATTGGGGAAATAACACGATggcatatttacatttgtatcagaataaatttgtataatactgttataaactgtttataactgttataaacactgtttaaaagcgagtagttataaaatcgagaaaattcagagacaaactatccgtgtaaaagctaaaacagaattgtgtcttcagagagaaaattcttttttgctTTGTCCAGGTAAAAAAATGAGTCAGAGTTGTAAAACAAAACGGATTAAGATATCAAACCTGAACGGAGAacaattgttctctttattgcacgcggtttaaaatggtttacctagaaaatcccttgcatttcatttgattcattagaaaaatatgtttatggaatataaaattatttttcactaaacaacaactttttattttatttttatttcaatattataaagtaatattcatttttgtatccgtaaaaaaataagtaatatattttgccgtgtaaattagattattaaaagcaatttctttcaaaaattgttttgcaataatatttttaattaaactaaaaaatcatcaattccgaagattgaccaaaataaataatatcagatctttagttataaaattttgaagttgcacttcataagatgtgtcccctgtttctttgtttaggttttcattcattattttgaattttatcttaattaaaatcaatttcaatattcttaagaatcaatagacttgtataaaatatttatttttattaaggattattaaaaaaaaatttattatatttaataaatattcgattgttagctcgtttaatcattatcatgtatttaaaatttttgtacaactaaaaacttttgtcccaaaatcccttacttatatgttcaaataacccggtagaaaatgagattttgggacgagcttatacgcatgcgcgccgaatactgtgagcaatgctacaccttgttactttcatcatgctTAGAACTaccgacttcaaaatcagctgatttgcgatgacgagttaaccactagaccagcccggtgggtatttaatttatttaagtagtgCCTTTTGTAATAGTCgacctttaaaaattattaatgaaatgtaatttacagGACGTAGTCTTcattaatattacagtttttaaaaagtattttaatggcAGTATTGACaaagatatttaaacattttactattttttttttgtcttcagtcatttgactggtttgatgcagctctccaagattccctatctagtgctagtcgtttcatttaagtataccctctacatcctacatccctaacaatttgttttacatattccaaacgtggcctgcctacacaattttttccttctgtggtagtactgaaatttgttttgaggttaaaaattgctgtactgacagagcagtatgggatggcgcattatcgtgatgcagaatccaattatcagcaatgtcggcacggacacgaagaactcgtttacgaagtctttctaaaatttctttgtagaaatattgcacaactgtttgtccaggaagcacccactctttatgaacagtcttggaatcgaagaagcacacaagcatgcgcttcacttttgactttgacatgcgagctttattttctctgggtgatccctttgagcaccgtcgctaactttggcgttttgtcacTGGATCGTATTGATAAAACCAACCTttatcaccagtgataacacggctcaacaaatctggatcgatttccgtttgctctaacagatcggctgccacatttttccgtgtttctcgctgttgttgtgtgagatttttgggggccATTTTatcacaaatctttctcataccgagatcttcagttaatattagacgaaccgtttcccgatcgatgttgagttcttctacaatcattttcacggataatcttcgatcggatcgtacgatttcacgcaccctggtcaagttgacatctgtccgtgaggttgatggtcgtccactgcggtcttcatcttcaacattcgttctgccttcactaaaaattttatgccgccgaaaaacttgagctcttgacataacctactctccaaaagccttctgaagcttaccgtaagttgtcgtcgcgttttcacccgatttaacgcaaaaatgaatggcataccgttgcgcaatattttgcggtttcatttctgtgacgagagacacaaacacg belongs to Lycorma delicatula isolate Av1 chromosome 1, ASM4794821v1, whole genome shotgun sequence and includes:
- the LOC142323261 gene encoding glutathione S-transferase 1-1-like; amino-acid sequence: MPIDLYYLPGSPPCRNVILAAKALGVELNLKLTDLQNGEHLTPEFIKLNPQHNIPTLNDNGFVLNESRAIMTYLADQYGEDDKYYPKDPKKRALVNQRLYFDMGTLYQRFSDLYYPVMFGGAPFDDEKKKKLDEALGFLNTFLEKSPWAAGDNITLADLALVASVSSIEAVGYDISSYKNILNWFDKAKTTIPDYKEANGDGVEKFKQLFEMLTKK